In the Desulfuromonas sp. DDH964 genome, CACTGAGGCCGAGCACCGCGGCCCCTCCCAGTTTCAGCAGCGCGAACTCGCTGCCCAGCCCGCGCCAGGTCAGGAGCAGCGCATCCGGACCCATCACCGGCGAGGTGACCAGCAGGGCAATCAGCGGGGCCAGGGGAGTCTGCAACATCGCCAGCGAGATCACCACCGGCAGGATCCCGCAGGCGCAGAGCGGGGAGACCATGCCGACGGCAACGGCGAACACCACGCCCCAGGATCCGGCCCGCCGGATCGAGTCACGAATCCGCAGGTCGAGACGGTACCCCTTGATCAGGCCGACGAGAAGAATTGCCAGGAGGAAAAACCACCACATCCGGGCGACTTCATCGGCCACGACCTGCAGGATCTGGGAGAGGAGCGAGCCGCCCATCAACCTTCCCCTCCGATCTTCAGCAGCGCCCTGTCAGGAAGCGTCCAGAGCTCCTCCAGCACCTCCTGCAGCACCTGGGCACGTTCATCCTCCAGCTGGCGCCGCTCCGCTTCACTCAAGGCCCCGGCGCGCCGCTCCAGCTCGGCATCCAGGCGGCGGTAGCGGCCGGCAATGGCGAGGGCCGCGGGCCGCAGCGAGAGTTCGAGCTCCCAGTCGCGGCTGCGATCGCGCAGGACCAGGGTATGGCGACCGACATCACGGACGGTCAGGGTCCCGGTCGCCACGCTCAGGCCCGTCGCCACGGCGATGCCGTCGACCGCACAGGTGGCGTGGAAAAAGACCCCCCGCAACCCGCTGCTGTGCGGGTCGACGCAGCGCTGCATGGCGGCCCAGCCCAAGCGGCCACCGAGGGTACTCATCGGGCAGCGATGGCCATGGCGCCGGTAGATCTCGTTAAACCATTCGGCGGAAGGCAGAGTTCCCATTATTCGACCAGTCCGGGAGAGGGCCGGGATCAGCACAGCTCCTGAATGAGCTGCGCTGAGGCGTCAGAATTCGTAGTGGTGGGGGCAGTCCGTGTTGCGGATTTCCCAGTACTTTGCCGTCATGTCCGGGGTCAAAAAGGGCCGCACTTCCTTGAGCGCCTTACGGAAATGGGCCATGGTCACCACCGTGCCGTCTTCCTTGATGGCGTTGATCGTCGCCCGCTTGGTCAGGCTTTCGATGTCCCAACCGACGAAGCCCTCGCTCGCCTCGGCAAGTTCCTGGCGGTCGATATCGGCGGCGAGGTTCGGCATCCGGTCGAGGTAGATATCGAGCATGCCGCGTCGATCGGCAGCGTTGGGCGGATGCACGAAGACCTTGCGGTTAAAGCGCTTTTTCTCCTTGATCAGCGCCTGGTCGACGGTATCGATCCGGTAGCAGGAACCGAGCAGCGCCACCCCCTTGACCTGATTGATCCGGTCGACCTGCTCGATAAAGAGGCGGGTCAGGTCGCGGTCGGCAAAGGTCGGCGGCACCGCCCGCAGGTTGCCCGGGCTCCACTGGTAATCGCAGCCGGCCCGCGGCGCCAGCCATTCACAATCGGAGATAAAGAGAACGCAAGGGGCTTCGTGGATCGCCGTGTCGAAGGCCTCGACCAGCTCCTCGTGCTTGCCGAGCATCTCCTGACCGGAGATATAGACAAAGGAGACGCCGGCCTCCCGGGCGCAGGCCTCCGCCAGCATGGTGATGCCGGTTCCCAGAGGTCCCCAGAGCATCACCCCGGCAGGCAGGCCGAGGTTGTGGCTGAGGATCAGTTCCGGCTTGCGGATCGGCAGGCAGACCATCTCCTTGAGGGTTTCCTTGACATCGGCATAGCCACCGATATCGTCCCAGGAGAGTTGCGGGTCCCGGGCCTCATAAAAAATATTGCGAAGTTTCTTGTGCATGGCGATCTTTTCATCCTTTCCCGGCGGCTTCTGAGCGACAGCGCGGCCGGCTCGAAAACCAGCAACAACCATGCCACCTTGACCTCGCGGACAGGGGCCTTATAATGGGGCCAAAGTGCCCCCGTTCTCTAATATCA is a window encoding:
- a CDS encoding FmdE family protein, which encodes MGTLPSAEWFNEIYRRHGHRCPMSTLGGRLGWAAMQRCVDPHSSGLRGVFFHATCAVDGIAVATGLSVATGTLTVRDVGRHTLVLRDRSRDWELELSLRPAALAIAGRYRRLDAELERRAGALSEAERRQLEDERAQVLQEVLEELWTLPDRALLKIGGEG
- a CDS encoding AAA family ATPase, which produces MHKKLRNIFYEARDPQLSWDDIGGYADVKETLKEMVCLPIRKPELILSHNLGLPAGVMLWGPLGTGITMLAEACAREAGVSFVYISGQEMLGKHEELVEAFDTAIHEAPCVLFISDCEWLAPRAGCDYQWSPGNLRAVPPTFADRDLTRLFIEQVDRINQVKGVALLGSCYRIDTVDQALIKEKKRFNRKVFVHPPNAADRRGMLDIYLDRMPNLAADIDRQELAEASEGFVGWDIESLTKRATINAIKEDGTVVTMAHFRKALKEVRPFLTPDMTAKYWEIRNTDCPHHYEF